A single genomic interval of Metasolibacillus fluoroglycofenilyticus harbors:
- a CDS encoding AAA family ATPase, with translation MAFSEQQYTEMSKKLQQVKEEIHRFIVGQEEAIDYTLYAVLADGHALLEGLPGLGKTMLIRTISEVLDLSFSRIQFTPDLMPADITGTSMIERTPDGKQQFIFQPGPIFSQMVLADEINRATPKTQSALLEAMGEKTVTILGDTKKMAKPFFVLATQNPIEMEGTYPLPEAQMDRFLCKILVPYPSKQELMEIMKRTTGAAEISLRKIMDAQQLVEAQHMVKEVLVAEEMLEYATELIVATHPEGEFALEEVKQYALYGSGPRGLQSLIKLAKARALMNGRFHVSVADIKMVAKPVLRHRMLLNYEGEASGKTADDIIDIILEKVQQGVSK, from the coding sequence ATGGCATTTTCAGAACAGCAGTACACGGAAATGAGTAAAAAATTACAGCAAGTAAAGGAAGAAATTCATCGCTTTATTGTCGGTCAGGAGGAAGCGATTGACTATACATTATATGCGGTGCTAGCAGATGGTCATGCATTGCTAGAAGGTTTGCCAGGCTTAGGGAAAACGATGTTAATCCGTACAATTTCAGAGGTTCTAGATTTGTCATTTTCACGTATTCAGTTTACGCCAGATTTAATGCCCGCAGACATTACAGGAACGAGCATGATTGAGCGAACGCCAGATGGCAAACAGCAATTTATTTTTCAGCCAGGTCCTATTTTTAGTCAAATGGTGTTAGCAGATGAAATTAACCGTGCAACACCGAAAACGCAAAGTGCCTTGCTGGAGGCGATGGGTGAAAAAACGGTAACGATTTTAGGAGATACGAAAAAGATGGCTAAGCCGTTTTTCGTTTTGGCTACCCAAAACCCGATTGAAATGGAAGGAACATATCCACTGCCAGAGGCACAAATGGACCGTTTCCTCTGTAAAATACTCGTACCCTATCCATCGAAGCAAGAGTTAATGGAAATTATGAAACGCACAACTGGCGCTGCAGAAATTAGTTTACGAAAAATAATGGATGCACAGCAGCTTGTTGAGGCACAGCATATGGTCAAGGAAGTATTGGTAGCTGAGGAGATGCTAGAGTATGCAACAGAGCTTATTGTGGCGACGCATCCAGAAGGTGAATTTGCCCTTGAGGAAGTAAAGCAATATGCGTTGTATGGCAGCGGTCCTCGTGGATTGCAAAGTTTAATTAAGCTCGCCAAGGCACGAGCGTTAATGAATGGTCGTTTTCATGTGTCAGTAGCGGATATTAAGATGGTTGCGAAGCCTGTATTGCGTCATCGTATGCTGTTGAATTATGAAGGGGAGGCTTCTGGTAAGACAGCAGACGATATTATCGACATTATTTTAGAAAAAGTGCAGCAAGGTGTTAGCAAGTGA
- a CDS encoding DUF58 domain-containing protein, translated as MSNKYVLPEDWLVKIGRFQVATASKLRGQHKGSHRSQRFGASLDFSDFREYHLGDDVRQVDWNVFARTEKYFIKRFLDEQEMRVHILLDTTKSMGAETKWLFARQIATSLGLMVLGRDDRLSFSYLQEELVPPFRRKGATYRRAFLQIVSAIEQANYSERFAQGALRALPKDSTILFIITDGLEPIEEWEQLLKRLPRFAGDVRIIQIVTEEELAPHYAGDVRLLDSETGNDVNVTMSRKVLDTYSERRLLHEQQFDAICHRFGVRKLQLKVEDGLQHAIFHQLLKAHWIR; from the coding sequence GTGAGCAATAAATATGTCTTACCGGAAGATTGGCTCGTAAAAATCGGCCGCTTCCAAGTAGCAACGGCCTCCAAATTACGTGGGCAGCATAAAGGCTCGCACCGTTCGCAACGCTTCGGGGCATCGCTCGATTTTTCAGATTTTCGTGAATATCACTTAGGAGACGATGTTAGGCAGGTAGATTGGAATGTTTTCGCAAGAACTGAAAAGTATTTTATTAAACGCTTTTTAGATGAACAAGAAATGCGTGTTCATATTTTACTAGATACGACAAAATCGATGGGGGCAGAGACGAAATGGCTTTTTGCAAGGCAAATAGCCACATCGCTAGGTTTAATGGTGCTTGGACGTGATGATCGACTCTCCTTTTCTTATTTACAGGAAGAGCTAGTCCCACCGTTTCGTCGTAAAGGAGCCACATATAGACGCGCCTTTCTACAAATCGTTTCTGCAATTGAGCAGGCAAATTATAGCGAGCGCTTTGCACAGGGTGCTTTAAGAGCATTGCCGAAAGATAGTACCATATTATTTATTATTACAGATGGCCTAGAGCCTATTGAAGAATGGGAGCAGTTATTGAAACGGCTGCCACGCTTTGCTGGAGATGTACGCATCATCCAAATTGTTACAGAGGAAGAGCTAGCCCCACATTATGCAGGCGATGTTCGACTTTTAGATAGCGAAACAGGAAATGATGTTAATGTAACGATGTCGAGAAAGGTATTAGACACATATTCAGAAAGACGCTTATTACATGAGCAACAATTTGATGCAATTTGCCATCGCTTCGGTGTTCGCAAATTGCAATTAAAGGTGGAGGATGGCTTACAGCACGCCATATTCCATCAATTATTGAAAGCACATTGGATTAGGTGA